Below is a genomic region from Erigeron canadensis isolate Cc75 chromosome 7, C_canadensis_v1, whole genome shotgun sequence.
CgatattttcataataaatggAGTGAAGCGAATACATTTCTTAGCCTTTCTACTTTCTCGATCTTTGCAGGTTTCCTCAGCATAGATTGTGGACTACCTGAAGGTTCAGATTATACTGACGCTAAAACAGGTATAAAGTATGTTTCAGACGTCGGATTTACAGAAGGTGGCATAGCTCAAGAAATATCACCGGAGTTTAAAGTTGGCACCGATGAGTTACATTTAACAACTCTTAGATTCTTTCCTGAAAGCAACCGAAGTTGTTACACAATTAGACCAAAACAAGGGAAGAATAATACGTATTTAATAAGAGCGAGGTTCAACTATGGGAACTATGACCATAAAGGTCAACCCCCAATATTTAATCTCTATCTTGGAACAGATTTCTGGCAATCTGTCTATTATTTTGGACGCGATTCATATTCCGCTGATGTTATACATCACCTGGCCTTGAAGGATTACATAAAAGTGTGCCTTGTAAACACGGGTCAAGGAATTCCGTTCATTTCGGCATTAGAAGTGAGACTTTTGGATAGCACCATGTATGAAGCTCAATTACTATCACTCATTCTCCTCCAAAGGCGGAACTTTGGCTCAGATGATCAAGTTAGGTTAGCCCTTTTAATATTAACTATCTTGCAATTTCAATTCATAAGGTATAATAGTATACGTATGGGAGTTGATATTCGTATCACAATAATCAATAAATCTACCACAATTGTGCATCACATACTTGTACAGTACACTATGAAGCTTGTACATTGTGGTATATCAATCAATTTTTGTGGTACGTCTATcacttccctatatatatagctttaaCTAGCTAGGATTTGATCAACTGCGAAGTAAATCAGTCAACCAGTTTGGTCGGTTGACAATACGCACGAGTCGGTTTGGGTTTTGAAGTTTTACAAGACAGCCGATTAGTCCGAACCATGCAAACCATATTCTTTAGACGACAAGCCCCtgtatattcttaattttgacTTACCAAATAACTATAAAATACTGATACATGAATATTGTTATTAAAAGGATTATCTCtactattttataaagcatttacctcttctttttttctcaaaaaagtACTTAATTTAGCTACCTAATTTGTCTCTCTTTTATGTATTAGTTTGAATATAATTactaaatatacatataatactcttaaatctGAATTACTCATTTTCTTATCTTTCcccaaatctcaaccactcatttcctccataaatcattattcctctaattcattccagatcttttatctcaaaaaccatacatcgataaattataaaaattatatggatgttcttaaaatttcatgctctttcattagagatatcattcgatatactttcgacgaatttataaatccgagggcggagcccgtatggAGGTATTGTACCGATATCATATATGGCTCATACGAGCTGAGTTGATGAATATctaattgtggtaccggggctaagGTTCTCTCCATTTACCCTTAATTTTTTCTACTACAAAATTTTTTTGAGTGTATTCTATTTTAAATGACAACTTATTAAATAGTTATTTATGTTGACGTGTTTTTACGTTTAATAAAACTTGGTTATCATATTATTGCCTGGATATCACCCGGTTGTTAAGCTACTATGTgcgtctatatatatatatatatgggggaagtgaaTATGAGGTTAGATGGAGAACCCCTcacaatttgttttttaatacataaatatcATGAGGGCCCCATCATTTGTTTAAATACAAATgctaataaaatatttgtgtgtgagTGGTTCCCCaactaagcttagatgggggacaacctcatatttacttttccctatatatatatatatatatagggtaacatttcggtaagaacagtcttaaaatgaGAACGAcgataatacttaaaaaacatcattttaatgtattaaaagtacataaaactaacatagagcataactaataatcattatttaagtgtttaacaatacattgatccgtcaaaattgagaaaatcacgttttttgttttatgcataTTAATCAAAATTATGCATCTAATAAAatacgtgattttttcaattttgacggatcaatgtgttgctaaacacttaaataatgataattagttaagcactatgttagttttatggacttttaatgcatcaaaatgatgttttttaggtgttctcaccgttcttaatTTAAAACtgttcctatatatatatatatatatatatttatataaacacttaaaaatatcattttgacacattaaaagtccataaaactaacataatgcatcactaattatcattatttaagtgtttaacaacacattgatccgtcgaAATCCAAAAAAtcgcgttttttgttggatgcatcattttgataaatatgcatccaagatagatgcacaaaacaaaaaacacgaTTTTCTCGATCTTGACGGagcaatgtgttgttaaacacttaaataatgataattagttatgcactatgtcagttttaaggacttttaatgcatcaaaatgtagtttttaagcgTTCTCATTTTAAATCcgttctcatttgattgccaccttatatatatatatggaaaagtgaatataatgTTATCCGGTACtcaagcttaggtgtggaacctctcacataataatattttatatttttaatttaatcaataaaTGCATAGGcctccatgaattttatggattaaaagatttatatttgattgttctacacctaagcttaacTACGTAACAGACTTATATTACCATCTcctaatatatgtatatatatatatatatatatatattgaaaaattagGTTAGGGACCAGAAAAATTGCATACGAACCTTTAGAGACTTTTTAAATTAATCTCAACCATTGATTATTCTTTGCACAATGGTTGTTTTTTGAGTTATTAGGTacaattttggattttaaaattatatagagACATGAATCTTCACccgttatataattatatggatACATAAATTGTATGAGCATACatgcataaaataaataaatacgaTAAGTGATTATActaaaatacataaatgtaCATAGAGAATCATATGAACATCAAGAGAGTCATATGAACATGTGTAAGAATTATATAGCAAATGATAAATGattatactaaaatatataaatgtatgcagGTCAGATATAGATATGCAagaattttgtaaataaatgtttTGTAAATAGAGATTCATATGAACATGTGCACCAAATATACAgtaaatgataaatgattttACTAAATAGATATTTTAGACAATTGTATAGTTAgtaaattgttaatattttagacaATAGATGCATAAAATTAGCtaaatagatatgtaaatgatgtattcatCTAATACATacatgtgtaaatatacatatatatgattatatgtaggtatatatcaaaattcgggtCGGTTCGGTTAATcgcgggtaatgaatattgaaaccgtaaccgaaccgttactcatcgggttttttgttttcggtttttttggtttcaaaTCACGCGGTTCGGACCGGTGTTtcggttcatttcttacacccctactattttgaaggtttgggaaaaaaaaatcttttacaacatatatttttttaaatgtttcatgTGTGAATGAAATGTAAAAACATATGATCCAATACAAAAATTATGAGTAGTTCTCAAAatttttgcaatttttttttttgaaattgggAAAGTTTTTATATAGACTTTTTAcgacatacatttttataatgtttcacatGTTAATGAACTTTAAAGACATGTGATCCAAAACAAAAATTAGTAGTTCTCACCGTTGATACAGGAAAGTCTACATATGATTTTTTGAACAACGATTTACTAGTAaacattcgagacaccacagtgacaaCTAATTAGGCAGTATACGGGACTTGAACCACGCATGTTCGGGATGAAACCTATGACTCTctagccccccccccccccccttcctaCAAATGTCGAAAATGAGATTCAAACCCTCATTTAATGTCTATGACGTATCAATGGGCCACTAATATTAACACTAAACTAAAATAACTCTTTGAAGAAAATTACACATATCTTTAATACTCTGATTATCAAAACTTATgtaaacttattttattaaataattctttttttCGTTTATCATACATACCTAGAAAGCCACTGCAGgtattaatctttttttttatttgttatttagacaaaacaaaattttagtgAACTGGGTATTTCAAGATCGATTATATTGGTATCACTAATATCAGGATATGCTTGATAGTGATACATAGAGTTTTTTAGGTTTAAAAGCAAAAGTGAAATAAATCTATACAGTCCAAACTGCAAACAGGCCAAACTTAACTAGTTTGAAACGTTTGACCATTACGGCTTGAAATGTGAGTGGTTTTGTCAAGATTCTTTTGGCCACAGGTTAGGCAAACTCCCCGCTCTGGGGTAGATGGGTTAAGTGTGGGGTAGGGCTAGAGTTCgctgtaaaaataaaaaataaaataatttcagGTTAGGCAAACATAAGTAATGACCATGTGGCATTATGTCTGTTTGACTATTTATATACTCGTGACACTCAGGTATAAAGACGACAAGTTTGATCGAATTTGGGAACCGGTATCTGTCTACaactcacctcccccataccccacTGCTGCCACTCCACCAGGTTATAAAGTGGTTAAAACTTCTTACACAGTTCCTTCTGGGAATTTCTACATGCCATCAAAGGTTATGAGCACCGCCATTACACCAATTAACTCTACAGAGAATATACTCTATCCTATCTATCCCATGCTCTATCCCTCGAGTGCTAATATCAATGCTAATTTTAGAATTTACCTGCATTTTGCTGAAGTTGAAACACTAAAAAACAATACCAGAGAATTTAGAATTTATCTGAATGGGAACCTCGCTCATGGACCAGTTTCTCCAACAACCGTTGCAAACACTATAAAAATCGAATCACATGTAGCTGGTTTACCAAGATTTATGATTGAATTAAATAAAACCCATAATTCGACCCTCCCTCCTCTCATCAACGCAATAGAGGTTTACGCTCCAACGCAGTTTCGACAAGAGCAAACAGAAGAAAAGGATGGTAGATATTTCATTACTTTAATTTTGACTCTCAACATCATGACAAAAATTGATGTTAATTATCATGCTCTAATCGTCTGCCATATTGAAACTAGATGCTGCAATATCTAATGCTAAATCAATGTATGGCTTAAAAAAAAACTGGCAAGGAGATCCATGTCTTCCAAAAGAATATGCATGGGACGGTCTTACATGTCGCTACAATAACACGAGGGCAGCGAGGATCATATCCCTGTATGTATTACATCTCACAATCATCTCTAACAATTGTTCCATTTGACTACACCTAACTAGAATTGGTAAAATGAGAAGGTCATTGGGGTTGGGTAATAAGTCAATTCAGGATTTCATGTTCACAATTAAATTGGTGGCTTTTTTGGTCCATGTCGGTTTAGGTTTGCTCAAAAACTTTTATATGCATAACTGCtatttcaaataaaattataaactgttcaacatttttatttttattagtacAATAGTCatctaaaatttttaatattagagggtttaatgcattaaaaaaaataatacaatttgGGCAAATTTGACCCGTTCTAATCTTTTGACTTGATCCATAGAGATAAAACATTAATTGAATCGaatattcataagtaaatggatcGAGAATGCCACCCATACAAATGATGATAACTTAACCAAATTTAATGTAGGAACCTTTCCTCTAGTAATTTAAGTGGACAGATAGCTAATGCCTTGGGTAATCTTACTATGCTTGAATCACTGTAAGTTATTTCTTCTGCATTAGATGTCTTAGATTATTTACTAATTCATTATACGAATAATATCTCGAACTGTGGGACAAATGTACTTATTTCTCTTGGTTTCTTTCTCAGGGACTTGTCATACAACAACTTGACCGGAACTGTACCAGATTTTCTGGCTAAAATGAAGAACCTAAGATTTATGTAAGTTATCTGCTTTTTTCAAACTAGGATCAAAAGCTTTTACATGATGAAAAGTGATGTTACATGGTctgcttttttatttattttctctgTAGAAACTTACGGGGAAACCATTTCTCAggaccacttccaccagaactTCTTGCAAAGTCAAATAATGGGTCTTTGATGCTCAGGTTAGCTCCTTACGACCTTACTTTATAACTAATCACtaagaaaaagtgaaaaactcaAGTTAAAACTTAGGTCATTTTTGTTCTAACATTAATTGCATCATCAGCATTGAAGAAAAAAGTTCTTGTATCGAGGGTTCATGCAAAAACAAGCGTAGCAGAGTTCTTATTGGAGTGATAGCAGCAATTAGTGTAATCTTCGTATTATTGATCGTATTTTCGGTCATATGGACAATAAAAAAGTGCCAAACGAAAGGTATATCAACCTGTTTTCATATAATGTGAAGTATCGGTGATGAGCAATACTCAGAATTGTGTATGAACACTTCTAAAATCAGATTGTAGTATTTGGCTCCTAATATGCCTCTAGTTAATTTTATGTTTGCTGGGGGAAACGGGTGTCGCGCCCTTCAGGTAATGAATATACTTATTTAGGTCAGGGTGATGCCTCCAGTTCCCACAGGGGTATTATCCCCAACCTCAACCCTGGTAGATGGGTAGCATAACAACTTTATCAGGTTTAGATTCATATCATTTTATATAAGTGTGCACTTCGCACACTTCCTAAGTcgttgtataaataaaaaaatctatgcAAATATCCGTTGGTATATGAATGAATTAATGCAGATTTGGTCACAAGAGAGGAAGCTTTTAGAACGAGAAATCAGAAGTTTACATATTCTGAAGTGAAGAGTATCACTAACAACTTCAAGACACAAATTGGGATAGGAGGATTTGGAGAGGTGTTCCAAGGATCTATTGGGAATATGGAGGTTGCTGTGAAGATACTTTTGGAATCATCAAAACAAGGGTATAAGGAATTTCTGGCCGAGGTAAGTTCTGTCAGTGCTATCAAagccttttgtttttgaaagatACAATTAGGTTGAGGGGAGTGGGAAAGAAAAAGGGGCAAACCACCCCCAAAGTAGCCCAAGTTCGCTGGGAACACCACCCCCGTTGGGCAAACCTGCCCCCAAGCGAACCCTCAAGGTCGCCTATTTCATTGTTGACTGATGCGCAAATCCATAGAGTATGATTTTTCTATTTGATTTTCTCTtcctcctatatatatacaacactccccccccccccccccccccacccacacacacacacacacacatgtcgCCCCACTCTCCAAAATTCACTCATTTCCACCTTTTTGATAAGGCAACCTTTCCTACCCTACatgccacatggcacaagtcggCCCACCCTCTTCCGACCTCCAGTCCTCTCAATCTTACCTCTTTGGATAGAAATTAGTGTTTAAGCCATACAATGTGAACGGATTATCAGGAATGTACACAAAATGCATTACACACTTTTTTATTGAACGAGATAAccattaaacttttaaattttgttcTTATATTAAATGTACAGCATACTttgttataagttataactacttaagtttcaaataaaaatatctaGCAACAAGTTGACTCATTCAGATAATGAAGTATAAAGCTAGTCATAGAAACATGAAGACTAACAAGGTTTTGTCTACAGGTCAAGATTCTGATGGATGTTCGTCATAAAAATATAACTCCACTCATCGGGTACTGCGACGACAAAAATCACAAGGCAATTATTTACGAATATATGGCCAATGGGAACTTAGGAACACATCTATTTGGTGATTTCCGTGTAGTTAATGCTTCtttcttaatttaattaaatattttataattgtaAAGCATCACATATCTTCTTCTCAAGAGTTCTTACCTGAGTTGAGGTTCCTTAATGTTCTATGTCATctagtagaggtggcaaaaagGGTGGGTCAAAACATGAAAATTGTTGCAATGGTAAAATATAAGTCAGAGCGTCAGACCGATTGGATTGACGCAAGACACTTTTTGTCCAGATTTTTTCGGAAGCTATTGTGACtgctaaaatttatttttatcattaataaTCTAAATTTTACTAATAGAAAAGTTAGATGCTAT
It encodes:
- the LOC122606904 gene encoding senescence-induced receptor-like serine/threonine-protein kinase produces the protein MTLFKSFYSILLFHVALFLVVHAEDDQSGFLSIDCGLPEGSDYTDAKTGIKYVSDVGFTEGGIAQEISPEFKVGTDELHLTTLRFFPESNRSCYTIRPKQGKNNTYLIRARFNYGNYDHKGQPPIFNLYLGTDFWQSVYYFGRDSYSADVIHHLALKDYIKVCLVNTGQGIPFISALEVRLLDSTMYEAQLLSLILLQRRNFGSDDQVRYKDDKFDRIWEPVSVYNSPPPYPTAATPPGYKVVKTSYTVPSGNFYMPSKVMSTAITPINSTENILYPIYPMLYPSSANINANFRIYLHFAEVETLKNNTREFRIYLNGNLAHGPVSPTTVANTIKIESHVAGLPRFMIELNKTHNSTLPPLINAIEVYAPTQFRQEQTEEKDDAAISNAKSMYGLKKNWQGDPCLPKEYAWDGLTCRYNNTRAARIISLNLSSSNLSGQIANALGNLTMLESLDLSYNNLTGTVPDFLAKMKNLRFINLRGNHFSGPLPPELLAKSNNGSLMLSIEEKSSCIEGSCKNKRSRVLIGVIAAISVIFVLLIVFSVIWTIKKCQTKDLVTREEAFRTRNQKFTYSEVKSITNNFKTQIGIGGFGEVFQGSIGNMEVAVKILLESSKQGYKEFLAEVKILMDVRHKNITPLIGYCDDKNHKAIIYEYMANGNLGTHLFDASPNVLSWERRLQIGCDAAEGLAYMHHGCTPSIVHRDIKSSNILLNEGFEAKLADFGLSRAFATVDATHVATTRGSGTPGYLDPEYHSTSRLTEKSDVYSFGIVLLELITGRRAISWGIHIVFWVESTIEEGSVENIIDPRLQGLYNINIAWKVFELAKACVSPTSIERPTMNEVVIDLKQCLQVEKSRHGCKPNNQSQSVSLNMESMSDPKPR